From the Streptomyces syringium genome, one window contains:
- a CDS encoding non-ribosomal peptide synthetase/type I polyketide synthase: MTTITEPGDLTGANAARPEGRETDRNAVLVQSIQEIRRLRAEVAAQTRAGTEPVAIVGMACRMPGGADGPEAFWEFLRDGGDGIREIPDSRWDTGRFHDPDPRAPGRTYTRRAGLLSDVDRFDASFFGIAPREAATLDPQQRLLLETGWEALEHAGRRPDGLAGSATGVFLGITNNDYGQQQLYQVAPERLEAHALTSNASTFAAGRLSYWLGLNGPSMSVDTACSSSLVAVHLAVQSLRSGESSTALAGGVNVLLSPEWFVVLSKARMLAPDGRCKTFDAAADGYVRSEGCGMVVLKRLSDAEADGDRVWAVIRGSAVNQDGRSSGVTVPNATAQKDVIRRAMAVASVPARRIGYVEAHGTGTPLGDPIELRALRAALGEHEGTEPLPVGSVKTNVGHLEPAAGIAGLIKVVMSLHHKEIPPHLHLREVNPEIPLDELRLRVPTARTPWPAPEDGPRAGSVSSFGASGTNAHIVLEEAPAPPPVAADAGDGPGDRTTHVLALSAKSPAALTALAERYHDHLGAPAETAGGSAADLCFTANTARAHFPHRLAVTGATAAELRERLTEGAQGAARRGYAPAGSRTRPVFLFTGQGAQYPGMARAADTTEPVFRAALDRCDGVLRPLLGRPLREVLHPRPEDAGLVHETRFTQPALFAVEFALAELWRSWGVTPAAVLGHSVGELVAATVAGVLSPEDGLRLAAHRGRLMQDLGGEGAMAAVLAGEERVREALAPYAAEVSLAAVNGPDSVVVSGASAAVGRLREALAEQGVRTKDIRVTRAFHSPLMDPVLDAFEAEAARIAYGPARIPLVSNVTGEVLLGEGVYDAAYLRAHIRRPVDFHAGMRTLYGQGHRVFLEAGPSPTLLGMADCFAPEATEGTDGPEGGGYLFLPSLRPRHDDGRVLADSLAALYTAGAAVDWDAYDSGRGRRRTTAPLYPFQRTRHWSEPSPPAVAPPAPAPADRSADEAGSEAVRPLLGRRVPSPLEVVQYESRLSPLTHRCLGDCVVDGLPVVNIGVYLEAVFAAVHDLRSPGPVTVRDLLVLQSLVIDQGETRNAQLLVEPAADGQHSFGYYAEHQGEDGPHWLQHARGTAAPGPGTPPGAVDTAAVRARLGRVTTGEEFYHRMWQRRVYLGTSAQWVEEVRHAPGEALARMRAPRPEESASYLLHPGLTDAMFQTLFACPPEGTPRDAVFMLVGVDRFVLHDYDRTRPLLCHATVLPSADPASTIAATVRLLTEDGHPVAEAEGVYLKRAERSRLLPAAQGRPDGTPAHKAPTPAPAARTPAPRPAAGPTEPVRDVLTRIIGRALGADPAELDLHEPLPGLGLDSLMALEVKDALARELGISLPLVAFLEGRSITQLGDEARALRGEEDPEPGPDPDSAVDPDTGERPTAAAGAGTGSALPALLRDEEGRYEPFALTDLQQAYLVGRTSAFELGSVSTYFFLEVDVEADVDRLAAALRTLITRHDMLRAVVSPDGYQRVLDRVSDYELRTLDLREHTDSAREERLAAVHEEMKHQVFDTSVWPLFDIRATRLDERRTRLHIGLDALIIDAWSTSLLLEEWATVYREGADALAELSLTYRDYVRTAKMIEGTPPHAAAEAYWEERLPTLPPAPELPLAKNSATVEHPRFTHRSVRLDAAAWAGFKRRATAAGVTPSAALCTAYSQVLAAWSKSGRFTLNVLFFNRLPLHPDVGKVVGNFSATTLLEVDAAATEGFAVRAERVQKQLWTDLEHSQVSGVDVLRRLNRRRGTAAMATMPVVFASMVNFAAGQDSAASTGVAQHLVGLGESGREVSSSIRTPQVWLDHQVVEDAGELVVNWDVIEEIFPAGMIDAMFTAYVATLRELCADDEAWRRPAAALVPAADLDVRAQVNATAGPVPEGLLHEPFVARAALTPDAPAVLTAERTITYGELDRHANRLDHALRAQGVRPGDLVGIVMDKGWEQLAAAIGILKSGAAYVPVDAAVPAERLRRLLDIAGIRVVLTQPWVEVATDWPADTVRLTVDAASGAGAAPAGEDTALPAPDVSPGDLAYVIFTSGSTGLPKGVMIEHGAALNTVRDVNDTYGITEHDRVLALSALNFDLSVYDVFGLLAAGGAVVLPEPGAHREPARWAELMVAHDVTVWNSVPTLMEMFTEHALAEGLGELLSLRVVMMSGDWIPVTLPDRIRALVPGAEIWSLGGATEAAIWSIRYRVEDVDPSWTAVPYGKPMRNQRFHVLDDALRPCPVWVPGHLYIAGTGLARGYLGDEAKTRASFPRHPVTGERLYRTGDLGRWLPDGNIEFLGREDFQVKINGYRVELGEVEAALLRRPEVRAAVAAATGARHEAKRLVAYVVLDDEPGAAATADEPATTGALDRALRAELPDYLVPHRIVVLDRLPLSANGKVDRAALPAPDAHPRGTEGTVPPRDETERELADIWGEFFDERPVGVTASFFDLGGNSLLAVRLMGRIQARTGRSLPLSTLFARPTIELLAETLRDAGDGSADRRAALVPIRPEGTAVPLIFVHPVGGDVLCYSELASLLDEDQPFYGLQVPDLDEPPATVPAMAAHYAQAITERFPDGPYRLGGWSMGGVLALEISALLTEAGKDVELLALIDLLEPPGQAAPGGRAPEDVDDAALLAWFARDLAGLAGRSWDPEPGLFRTADGTASVEALHDHACREGVLPADIAPDTLKRIVERFCRNSRALMGHRPRNHPVFAGRTLLCRAEDGGATRETTAAWAALLPGDHEITEVPGDHYTAMARPHLAALAGELRAALAAGQGEGVVAGADTGP, encoded by the coding sequence GCCGCTGCAAGACCTTCGACGCCGCCGCCGACGGCTATGTGCGCAGCGAGGGCTGCGGCATGGTCGTCCTGAAGCGGCTGTCCGACGCGGAGGCCGACGGCGACCGGGTATGGGCGGTGATCCGGGGCTCGGCGGTGAACCAGGACGGCCGCAGCAGCGGCGTCACCGTGCCCAACGCCACCGCGCAGAAGGACGTCATCCGGCGGGCGATGGCCGTCGCCTCCGTACCCGCCCGCCGCATCGGCTACGTCGAGGCGCACGGCACGGGCACCCCGCTCGGCGATCCCATCGAGCTGCGGGCGCTGCGCGCCGCGCTCGGCGAGCACGAGGGCACCGAGCCGCTCCCGGTCGGATCGGTGAAGACCAACGTCGGCCATCTGGAGCCGGCCGCCGGGATCGCGGGACTCATCAAGGTCGTCATGTCCCTGCACCACAAGGAGATCCCGCCGCACCTGCACCTGCGCGAGGTCAACCCCGAGATCCCGCTCGACGAACTGCGCCTGCGCGTGCCCACGGCCCGCACACCGTGGCCCGCGCCGGAGGACGGCCCCCGCGCCGGTTCGGTCAGCTCCTTCGGGGCCAGCGGCACCAACGCGCACATCGTGCTGGAGGAGGCACCCGCCCCGCCCCCCGTCGCCGCGGACGCCGGCGACGGACCGGGGGACCGTACGACCCATGTGCTGGCGCTCTCGGCGAAGAGCCCCGCCGCGCTGACGGCCCTCGCGGAGCGCTACCACGACCACCTGGGCGCGCCGGCGGAGACCGCCGGGGGCAGTGCCGCCGATCTCTGCTTCACGGCCAACACCGCGCGGGCGCACTTCCCGCACCGCCTCGCCGTGACCGGCGCCACCGCCGCCGAGCTGCGCGAACGGCTCACGGAGGGCGCCCAGGGCGCGGCGCGGCGGGGGTACGCCCCCGCCGGCAGCCGCACCCGGCCGGTGTTCCTCTTCACCGGCCAGGGCGCCCAGTACCCCGGCATGGCCCGGGCGGCCGACACCACCGAACCGGTCTTCCGCGCCGCCCTGGACCGGTGCGACGGGGTGCTGCGGCCGCTGCTCGGCCGTCCGCTGCGCGAGGTGCTCCACCCGCGCCCGGAGGACGCGGGGCTCGTCCACGAGACCCGGTTCACCCAGCCCGCGCTCTTCGCGGTGGAGTTCGCGCTCGCCGAGCTGTGGCGCTCCTGGGGGGTGACGCCGGCGGCCGTGCTCGGACACAGCGTCGGCGAGCTGGTCGCGGCCACCGTCGCGGGCGTGCTGAGCCCCGAGGACGGGCTGCGGCTGGCCGCGCACCGCGGCCGGCTGATGCAGGACCTCGGCGGGGAAGGCGCCATGGCCGCGGTCCTCGCCGGGGAGGAACGGGTGCGCGAGGCCCTCGCGCCGTACGCGGCGGAGGTGTCCCTCGCCGCGGTGAACGGCCCGGACAGCGTCGTCGTCTCGGGGGCGTCCGCCGCGGTCGGACGGCTGCGCGAGGCGCTCGCCGAACAGGGGGTCCGTACCAAGGACATCCGGGTCACCCGCGCCTTCCACTCCCCGCTCATGGACCCCGTCCTCGACGCGTTCGAGGCGGAGGCCGCGCGGATCGCCTACGGTCCGGCACGGATCCCGCTCGTCTCCAACGTCACCGGTGAGGTCCTCCTCGGCGAGGGCGTCTACGACGCCGCCTATCTGCGCGCCCACATCCGGCGGCCGGTGGACTTCCACGCGGGCATGCGGACCCTGTACGGGCAGGGCCACCGCGTCTTCCTGGAGGCGGGCCCGAGCCCGACCCTGCTGGGGATGGCGGACTGCTTCGCACCGGAGGCGACCGAGGGGACCGACGGGCCGGAGGGGGGCGGGTATCTCTTCCTGCCCTCGCTGCGGCCCCGCCACGACGACGGACGGGTGCTGGCCGACAGCCTCGCCGCGCTGTACACGGCCGGGGCGGCCGTGGACTGGGACGCCTACGACAGCGGGCGCGGCCGTCGGCGCACCACCGCACCCCTCTACCCCTTCCAGCGCACCCGCCACTGGTCCGAACCGAGCCCGCCGGCTGTCGCACCACCCGCGCCCGCGCCCGCCGACCGGTCCGCCGACGAGGCCGGGAGCGAGGCTGTCCGGCCGCTCCTCGGCCGTCGGGTGCCCTCGCCGCTGGAGGTGGTCCAGTACGAGTCCCGGCTGAGCCCCCTGACCCACCGCTGCCTCGGCGACTGCGTCGTGGACGGCCTGCCCGTCGTCAACATCGGCGTCTATCTGGAGGCGGTCTTCGCAGCCGTGCACGACCTCCGGAGCCCCGGCCCGGTGACGGTACGGGACCTGCTGGTCCTGCAGAGCCTGGTCATCGACCAGGGCGAGACCAGGAACGCCCAGCTCCTCGTCGAACCCGCCGCCGACGGACAGCACTCCTTCGGCTACTACGCCGAACACCAGGGCGAGGACGGCCCCCACTGGTTGCAGCACGCCCGCGGCACGGCCGCCCCGGGCCCCGGGACACCGCCCGGCGCCGTCGACACGGCCGCCGTCCGCGCCCGCCTCGGCCGCGTGACGACCGGCGAGGAGTTCTACCACCGCATGTGGCAGCGCCGCGTGTACCTGGGGACATCGGCCCAGTGGGTGGAGGAGGTCCGGCACGCCCCCGGTGAGGCGCTCGCCCGGATGCGCGCGCCACGGCCCGAGGAGTCCGCGTCCTATCTGCTGCACCCCGGACTCACCGACGCCATGTTCCAGACCCTCTTCGCCTGCCCGCCCGAAGGGACCCCGCGCGACGCGGTGTTCATGCTCGTGGGAGTGGACCGGTTCGTGCTGCACGACTACGACCGGACCCGGCCGCTGCTGTGCCACGCGACGGTCCTGCCGTCCGCGGACCCCGCCTCGACCATCGCCGCGACCGTACGGCTGCTGACCGAGGACGGGCACCCGGTGGCCGAGGCCGAGGGCGTCTACCTCAAGCGGGCCGAGCGCTCCCGGCTGCTGCCCGCCGCCCAGGGCCGGCCCGACGGGACGCCGGCTCACAAGGCACCGACGCCGGCCCCCGCCGCCCGTACTCCCGCACCACGCCCGGCCGCCGGGCCCACCGAGCCCGTACGGGACGTGCTCACGCGCATCATCGGCCGGGCGCTCGGCGCCGACCCGGCCGAGCTCGACCTGCACGAGCCGCTGCCGGGCCTCGGCCTGGACTCGCTCATGGCCCTGGAGGTCAAGGACGCGCTCGCGCGGGAGCTCGGCATCTCCCTGCCCCTGGTCGCCTTCCTCGAAGGGCGCAGCATCACACAACTCGGCGACGAGGCACGGGCCCTGCGCGGCGAGGAGGACCCGGAGCCGGGTCCCGACCCGGACAGCGCCGTGGACCCGGACACCGGCGAGCGGCCCACGGCGGCTGCCGGCGCGGGCACGGGATCCGCGCTCCCCGCCCTGCTCCGCGACGAGGAGGGCCGGTACGAACCCTTCGCGCTCACCGACCTCCAGCAGGCCTACCTGGTGGGCCGGACCAGTGCCTTCGAACTCGGCTCCGTCTCCACCTACTTCTTCCTGGAGGTCGACGTCGAGGCCGACGTGGACCGCCTCGCCGCCGCCCTGCGCACCCTGATCACACGGCACGACATGCTCCGCGCGGTCGTCAGCCCCGACGGCTACCAGCGGGTGCTCGACCGGGTGTCGGACTACGAGCTGCGCACCCTCGACCTGCGCGAGCACACCGACAGCGCGCGCGAGGAGCGCCTCGCCGCCGTCCACGAGGAGATGAAGCACCAGGTCTTCGACACCTCCGTCTGGCCGCTGTTCGACATCCGGGCCACACGCCTGGACGAACGCCGAACCCGCTTGCACATCGGTCTCGATGCCCTCATCATCGACGCCTGGAGCACCTCCCTTCTCCTCGAGGAATGGGCGACCGTGTACCGCGAGGGCGCCGACGCGCTGGCCGAACTGTCGCTCACCTACCGGGACTACGTCCGCACCGCCAAAATGATCGAAGGCACCCCTCCGCACGCGGCGGCAGAGGCGTACTGGGAGGAGCGGCTGCCCACACTGCCGCCGGCCCCCGAGCTGCCCCTGGCCAAGAACTCGGCCACCGTGGAGCACCCCCGGTTCACCCACCGCTCCGTCCGGCTCGACGCGGCGGCGTGGGCCGGGTTCAAGCGGCGCGCGACGGCCGCCGGGGTCACCCCGTCGGCGGCGCTGTGCACGGCCTACTCCCAAGTCCTCGCCGCCTGGAGCAAGTCGGGCCGCTTCACCCTCAACGTGCTGTTCTTCAACCGGCTGCCGCTGCACCCCGACGTCGGCAAGGTCGTCGGCAACTTCAGCGCCACCACCCTGCTGGAGGTGGACGCCGCGGCGACCGAGGGTTTCGCCGTCCGCGCCGAGCGGGTGCAGAAACAGCTGTGGACCGACCTCGAGCACAGCCAGGTCTCCGGCGTCGACGTGCTGCGCCGGCTCAACCGGCGGCGGGGCACGGCCGCCATGGCCACCATGCCGGTCGTCTTCGCGAGCATGGTGAACTTCGCCGCGGGCCAGGACTCGGCCGCCTCCACCGGGGTCGCCCAGCACCTGGTCGGGCTCGGCGAGTCCGGCCGGGAGGTCAGCAGTTCCATCCGCACCCCCCAGGTCTGGCTCGACCACCAGGTCGTGGAGGACGCGGGTGAACTGGTCGTCAACTGGGACGTCATCGAGGAGATCTTTCCCGCGGGAATGATCGACGCGATGTTCACCGCGTACGTCGCGACCCTGCGCGAACTGTGCGCGGACGACGAGGCGTGGCGGCGCCCGGCCGCGGCCCTGGTGCCCGCCGCCGACCTCGACGTACGGGCCCAGGTCAATGCCACGGCCGGCCCCGTCCCCGAGGGGCTGCTGCACGAGCCCTTCGTCGCCCGCGCGGCCCTCACCCCGGACGCGCCGGCCGTTCTCACGGCGGAGCGGACGATCACCTACGGGGAGCTGGACCGCCACGCCAACCGCCTCGACCACGCGCTGCGCGCCCAGGGGGTACGACCCGGCGACCTCGTCGGCATCGTCATGGACAAGGGCTGGGAGCAGCTCGCCGCGGCCATCGGCATCCTCAAGTCGGGCGCGGCGTACGTCCCGGTCGACGCGGCCGTACCGGCCGAGCGGCTGCGGAGGCTGCTGGACATCGCCGGGATCCGTGTGGTCCTGACCCAGCCGTGGGTGGAGGTCGCCACGGACTGGCCGGCGGACACCGTACGGCTGACCGTCGACGCGGCCTCCGGGGCCGGTGCCGCTCCCGCCGGGGAGGACACCGCGCTGCCCGCGCCCGACGTCTCGCCCGGTGATCTGGCCTACGTCATCTTCACCTCGGGATCGACCGGGCTGCCCAAGGGCGTGATGATCGAGCACGGCGCCGCGCTCAACACCGTCCGCGACGTCAACGACACCTACGGCATCACCGAGCACGACCGGGTCCTCGCGCTCTCGGCACTCAACTTCGACCTGTCGGTCTACGACGTCTTCGGACTGCTGGCCGCGGGCGGCGCCGTCGTCCTGCCCGAGCCCGGCGCGCACCGCGAACCGGCCCGCTGGGCGGAGCTCATGGTCGCGCACGACGTCACGGTGTGGAACAGCGTCCCCACCCTGATGGAGATGTTCACCGAACACGCCCTCGCCGAGGGCCTCGGGGAGCTGCTCTCGCTGCGCGTGGTCATGATGAGCGGCGACTGGATACCCGTCACCCTCCCCGACCGGATCCGCGCCCTGGTGCCGGGCGCCGAGATCTGGAGCCTGGGCGGGGCCACGGAGGCCGCCATCTGGTCGATCCGCTACCGCGTCGAGGACGTCGACCCGTCCTGGACGGCCGTCCCCTACGGCAAGCCCATGCGCAACCAGCGCTTCCACGTCCTGGACGACGCCCTGCGGCCCTGCCCGGTCTGGGTGCCCGGCCACCTCTACATCGCCGGCACCGGACTGGCACGCGGCTATCTCGGGGACGAGGCGAAGACCCGGGCGAGCTTCCCGCGCCACCCGGTGACCGGCGAGCGGCTCTACCGGACCGGTGACCTGGGCCGCTGGCTGCCCGACGGGAACATCGAGTTCCTGGGCCGCGAGGACTTCCAGGTCAAGATCAACGGCTATCGCGTCGAGCTGGGCGAGGTCGAGGCCGCGCTGCTGCGGCGGCCCGAGGTACGCGCGGCGGTCGCGGCGGCCACGGGCGCGCGGCACGAGGCGAAGCGGCTCGTCGCCTACGTCGTCCTCGACGACGAGCCGGGCGCGGCCGCCACGGCCGACGAGCCCGCCACCACGGGCGCCCTGGACCGGGCCCTGCGCGCGGAGCTGCCCGACTATCTCGTGCCCCACCGCATCGTCGTCCTCGACCGCCTGCCGCTGAGCGCCAACGGCAAGGTCGACCGGGCGGCGCTGCCCGCACCCGACGCGCACCCGCGGGGCACGGAAGGCACCGTCCCGCCCCGGGATGAGACGGAGCGGGAACTGGCCGACATCTGGGGCGAGTTCTTCGACGAACGACCGGTCGGCGTCACCGCGAGCTTCTTCGACCTCGGTGGCAACTCCCTGCTCGCCGTCCGGCTGATGGGCCGGATCCAGGCCCGCACCGGCCGCTCACTGCCCCTGTCGACACTCTTCGCCCGGCCCACCATCGAGCTGCTGGCCGAGACCCTGCGCGACGCCGGCGACGGCTCCGCCGACCGGCGCGCCGCCCTGGTGCCGATCCGGCCGGAGGGAACGGCGGTCCCCCTGATCTTCGTCCACCCGGTGGGGGGCGACGTCCTGTGCTACTCCGAACTCGCCTCCCTGCTGGACGAGGACCAGCCCTTCTACGGGCTCCAGGTCCCCGACCTCGACGAGCCGCCGGCCACCGTGCCGGCGATGGCCGCCCACTACGCACAGGCGATCACCGAACGGTTCCCCGACGGCCCGTACCGCCTCGGCGGCTGGTCGATGGGCGGGGTCCTCGCACTGGAGATATCGGCCCTGCTCACCGAGGCGGGCAAGGACGTCGAACTGCTCGCACTGATCGACCTCCTGGAACCCCCGGGGCAGGCGGCCCCGGGCGGCCGTGCCCCCGAGGACGTCGACGACGCGGCGCTGCTCGCGTGGTTCGCCCGCGACCTCGCCGGACTCGCGGGACGGAGCTGGGATCCCGAGCCCGGGCTGTTCCGGACGGCCGACGGCACGGCCTCCGTCGAGGCGCTCCACGACCACGCCTGCCGCGAGGGCGTCCTGCCCGCTGACATCGCCCCGGACACCCTGAAGCGGATCGTCGAACGCTTCTGCCGCAACTCCCGTGCCCTCATGGGACACCGGCCGCGCAACCACCCGGTCTTCGCCGGCCGGACCCTCCTCTGCCGCGCCGAGGACGGCGGCGCCACCCGGGAGACGACGGCGGCGTGGGCGGCCCTACTGCCCGGCGACCACGAGATCACCGAGGTGCCGGGGGACCACTACACCGCGATGGCCCGGCCGCACCTCGCCGCCCTGGCGGGCGAACTGCGCGCCGCACTGGCCGCCGGACAGGGAGAGGGGGTGGTCGCCGGAGCGGACACCGGGCCGTGA